A segment of the Frankineae bacterium MT45 genome:
GGCATCACCCAGTTCGCGCACTAGTCAAGACGGGCTCGTGCCTGTGCCGCTGACCCCTCTGGAGTCGGCGGCGCAGGTACTGCGAGACTTGCCAAATGTCTTCGAGCACCCCAGTCACCGACACCGCGACCGAAGCGACGGTCACTCTTGAGCGGCGCGGTCACGTCCTGCTGATCGGGCTGAACCGGCCGGCCAAGCGGAACGCAGTCAACGTCGAGATGTGGGACGCGCTGGCGCAGGCCTACGGCGAACTCGAACGCGACGACGACCTGTGGGCCGGCGTCGTATTCGCGCACGGGCCGCACTTCACCGCCGGCTTCGACCTGGCCGAGATCGCCCCGCGAATCCAGGACGGCACTCTCGGCATTCCCGAGGGGGGCGCCGACCCGTGGAACCTGCGGGAGCCGCTGCGTCGCAAACCGATCGTCGCCGCCGTTCACGGGATGTGCCTGACCCTGGGCATCGAACTCCTGCTGGCCTCGGACATCCGCATCAGCGCGGACGATGCCAAGTTCGGGCAGATCGAGGTGGCTCGCGGCATCTACCCGTTCCTCGGGGCCACGGTGCGCATGCCGCAGGTGGCGGGCTGGGGCAACGCGATGCGCTGGTTGCTCACCGGTGACCTCTTCGATGCCGAGGAGGCGCTGCGGCTCGGGCTCGTCCAGGAGGTCGTCCCGGCCGGGGAGCAGTTGGCCAAGGCGATCGAGATCGCCGACCGGATCTGCGCCCAGGCGCCACTCGGCGTACAGGCCACTATCCGCAGCGCCCGCGGCGTCATCCGCGACGGGGAGGAGGCGGCCATCGCGGCACTGCTGGAGGATGCGGTGACGCTCTTCGGCACCGAGGACGCCGCTGAGGGCGTCGCCTCCTTCGTGGAGCGTCGTACCGCGAAGTTCAGCGGACGCTAGCGGCGGCTGATACAGATGGCCCGTCGTGTCCCGGAAGGCCCGCCTCCGCCGCCGATAGTGCAGCGCGTACGGCTGCGCTACGCCAAGCGGGGTCGGCTGCGCTTCACGTCGCATCGTGACTTTGCCCGCGCCTTCGAACGGGCGCTGCGCCGGGGAAATGTCCCAATGGCCTACTCTGCCGGCTTCTCGCCGCACCCCAAGATCAGCTACCTCGGGGCGGCTCCGACCGGTGTGGCGAGCGAGGCGGAGTACCTCGAGATCGGCCTGGCGACCCGGATGGACGTCGAGGAATTGCGGGTGCGGATCGACGAGGCGCTGCCCGAGGGCCTGGACATCGTCGAGGCGGTCGAGTCGGCCGGCGGTTCGCTGGCCGAGCAGATGCAGGCCTCCAGCTGGGAGATCCAGCTTCCTGGGGTCACCCAGACGCAGGCCCGCGCGGCGGTGGAGGCCTTTCTGGCCCAGTCCGAGGTGCCTGTCGAGCGACTCACAAAAGACGGTCGACGCACCATAAATGCTCGGGGAGCGGTACTTGCGGCGACCGTGCATGGCGCGTCTGCAGAGCCGGAGGATGAGAACCGTGCGATACTGGCTCTGGTAGTACGGCAGGAAACCCCTGCGGTGCGCCCCGATGATGTACTTGCCGCCTTGCGATCCGTCGCGGGTCTCGCCCTTGCTCTGCCGCCCCTGGCGGTTCGGCTGGCGCAGGGACCACTCGATGAATCAGGTGTGATCGGCGACCCGCTCGCCGCAGACCGAGCAGCGCGGCAGTCAGATTCGTAGCTTTTGATTTGAACGATCTACCCGCGAACCCACGGGAAGATCGCCCGCAGACTTTGCAGTCGGCCCAAACTGGACCGGTTGCCAGAACCGCCTCCGTGCGGCCGCGAGTACTCGCTATGTGTGAGTGCCTGCGCCCGGGGGTGAGAAGGAGTGACACAAGTACATGTCCGAACCAGAAAACCCGACAGAGTCGACCGCAAGCGCTTCAGACTCAGCCGAGACGGCGCCCCCGGCCCCGCGGAAGGCGCCTCGCAAGTCCGCCCCGCGCAAGTCAGCCGCCGCCGCGGAGTCCCCCGTTGCCGCATCTGCTGATTCCTCTGACGCCGTCGCACCGACGGTGAAGAAGGCTCGCAAGAGCGCCAAGAAGGCCGCGCAGCCTGAACTCGTTGAGGCCGCCAGCGCTGACGCCGGCCCGGATGTCGCCGCCGAAACCGCTGGTGCTCCCGACGCGGCGCCGGTGAAGGCCCCGCGCCGTCGCGCCGCCAAGAAGGCGCCCGCCACCGTCGCTGAGGCCACCCCGGCTGACTCCGCTGAGGCCGCCCCGCTCGAATCGCCGGCCGTCGCCGAGGCCGGCGATGCCCCGGCCGCAGCCGCGCGCCCAGCCCGCCGCCGGTCATCACGCGCCGCTGGTGCCTCGACCTCCACTGAAGCTTCAGCCGATGAGGCGGCCGACGCTCCAGCGTCCGCCGTCGCGGCGCCGTCCTTCGTGGCACCGACGGTGCTCTTCGTGCCGCCGTCCGAGGCGATCGCTCCCGCTCCCCGCACCCGTCGCCGGAGCAGTTCTGCCTCCACCTCGCCGGCCGCTGAGCACCCGATTCCACCCACTGACGTCGATGGGGAACTCTCCGAAGAGGAGATCATCGAGGCCCTCGACGCCGCCGGTGGCTTGGACACCGTTGACGTCATGGACGCCGAGGAGGCCCGTGAGGTTGCCGCCGAGGAGGCCACCGGGGCGCGCCGCCGACGTCGCCGTGGTCGTCGTGGTCGCGGCGGACGCAACGGTGGCGACACCGGCGCCGAGAACAGCGCTGAAGGTGCCGACGGAGCAGCCGAAGGCGACGCTACTGACACCGACGCTGCTTCCGATGGTGACTCGTCGGCCGAGGTAACGGACTCCGCCGGCAGTGACGAGCAGAGTGACGGGGGCGGCGGAAGCACGTCCTCGCGCCGCCGTCGGCGCCGTCGCCGGTCGGCCGATGGAGCCGCCGATTCGGCCGAAGGCAGTGACAGCGACGACCCGCCGAACACGGTGGTGCACGTCCGCAACACCCGTGGTGGTGGCGGCGGTGGCGCCTCTGACGATGACGGTGTCCGCGGCGTCCGGGGTTCGACCCGGCTCGAAGCGAAGCGGCAGCGGCGACGGGACGGGCGCGACACGAGCCGTCGTCGTCCACCGATCCTCACCGAGTCTGAGTTCCTGGCTCGCCGGGAGTCGGTCGACCGGGTCATGGCCGTTCGCGAACTCGGCGACCGCACCCAGATCGCCGTCCTCGAAGACAACATCCTGGTCGAGCACTACGTCACCCGGGCATCAAGCACCGCCTACGCCGGCAACGTCTACCTCGGCCGCGTGCAGAACGTGCTGCCGAGCATGGAGGCCGCGTTCATCGACATCGGCAAGGCGCGCAATGGCGTGCTCTACGCCGGTGAGGTCAACTGGGACGCCGCCGGAATCGACGGTAAATCACGGGCGATCGAGAATGCACTGAGCTCCGGCGACACGGTGCTGGTCCAGGTCACCAAGGACCCGGTGGGCCAGAAGGGCGCTCGCCTGACCAGCCAGATCTCGCTGCCGGGGCGCTTCCTGGTCTACGTGCCGAACGGCGCTATGACCGGAATCAGCCGCAAACTTCCCGATGTTGAGCGCACTCGCTTGAAGTCGATCCTCAAGAAGATCGTCCCCGAAGATGCTGGCGTCATCGTCCGCACGGCCGCCGAGGGGGCCAGCGAGGCTGATCTCACTCACGACGTCGAGCGTCTGAAGGCGCAGTGGGAGGCGATTCAGGCCAAGGCGGCTTCCCCGAAGTCGGCGCCGACGCTGCTCTACGGCGAGCCGGATCTGGCGATCCGCGTGGTACGTGACGTCTTCAACGAGGACTTCAACCGCCTTGTCGTGCAGGGTGACCGGGCCTGGTCGGAGATCTCGGGCTATGTGAACGATGTCGCCCCCGATCTGGCCGAGCGGGCCAGCAAGTACGTCGGAACCGGTGATCTCTTTGGTGACCTGCGGGTCGACGAGCAGCTGACGAAGGCCTTGGATCGCAAGGTGTATCTGCCGTCCGGTGGATCTCTGGTGATCGACCGCACCGAAGCGATGACGGTGGTCGACGTGAACACCGGCAAGTTCGTCGGTGCCGGCGGAAACCTTGAGCAGACGGTGACCCGGAACAACCTCGAAGCGGCCGAAGAGATCGTGCGCCAGTTGCGTCTGCGTGACGTCGGCGGCATCGTCGTCATCGACTTCATCGACATGGTGCTCGAGAGCAACCGCGATCTGGTGCTGCGTCGCCTGACCGAATGCCTCGGCCGCGACCGGACGAAGCATCAGGTCGCCGAAGTGACCTCGCTCGGCTTGGTGCAGATGACCCGTAAGCGCGTCGGTGAAGGATTGCTCGAAGCGTTCAGCGAGCCTTGCGAACACTGCAAGGGGCGTGGCGTGATCGTGCACAGCGAGCCGGTCGGCATCGCCTCGGCCGCGGTCGAGACGGTCGAAGAGGGCGGCTCGAAGCGTCGGGGCCGGCGCAATCGCGGCAAGGGCGCAGCCGTCGCCGAGCCGATCGAGCTGCCGGAGCCGATGACCGAGGAGCAGCGTCGTGCTGCGGCCACCGCGATGGCCGCTATGGCCGGTGTCCTCCACCACGACCACGACGGTCACGACCACGATGGTCACGACCACGATGACCATGGCGTCGATACGGCTGAATCAGTCGATAGTTTCGACGATTCGCTTGAGATCGCACCGG
Coding sequences within it:
- a CDS encoding ribonuclease E: MSEPENPTESTASASDSAETAPPAPRKAPRKSAPRKSAAAAESPVAASADSSDAVAPTVKKARKSAKKAAQPELVEAASADAGPDVAAETAGAPDAAPVKAPRRRAAKKAPATVAEATPADSAEAAPLESPAVAEAGDAPAAAARPARRRSSRAAGASTSTEASADEAADAPASAVAAPSFVAPTVLFVPPSEAIAPAPRTRRRSSSASTSPAAEHPIPPTDVDGELSEEEIIEALDAAGGLDTVDVMDAEEAREVAAEEATGARRRRRRGRRGRGGRNGGDTGAENSAEGADGAAEGDATDTDAASDGDSSAEVTDSAGSDEQSDGGGGSTSSRRRRRRRRSADGAADSAEGSDSDDPPNTVVHVRNTRGGGGGGASDDDGVRGVRGSTRLEAKRQRRRDGRDTSRRRPPILTESEFLARRESVDRVMAVRELGDRTQIAVLEDNILVEHYVTRASSTAYAGNVYLGRVQNVLPSMEAAFIDIGKARNGVLYAGEVNWDAAGIDGKSRAIENALSSGDTVLVQVTKDPVGQKGARLTSQISLPGRFLVYVPNGAMTGISRKLPDVERTRLKSILKKIVPEDAGVIVRTAAEGASEADLTHDVERLKAQWEAIQAKAASPKSAPTLLYGEPDLAIRVVRDVFNEDFNRLVVQGDRAWSEISGYVNDVAPDLAERASKYVGTGDLFGDLRVDEQLTKALDRKVYLPSGGSLVIDRTEAMTVVDVNTGKFVGAGGNLEQTVTRNNLEAAEEIVRQLRLRDVGGIVVIDFIDMVLESNRDLVLRRLTECLGRDRTKHQVAEVTSLGLVQMTRKRVGEGLLEAFSEPCEHCKGRGVIVHSEPVGIASAAVETVEEGGSKRRGRRNRGKGAAVAEPIELPEPMTEEQRRAAATAMAAMAGVLHHDHDGHDHDGHDHDDHGVDTAESVDSFDDSLEIAPVSEATDGVADESNLADEILNGSDDADLIGASAEVDAAAAEDVDPAGDSQANGRDLNGQDLNGHGLHGGSESGFSVAVDWVSDSTAELGATVTMEHVGASASELTESEPAGVVVEPIIEPVTVPAGRRPRRRAASRPAGPPTTSS
- a CDS encoding Enoyl-CoA hydratase/carnithine racemase, whose translation is MSSSTPVTDTATEATVTLERRGHVLLIGLNRPAKRNAVNVEMWDALAQAYGELERDDDLWAGVVFAHGPHFTAGFDLAEIAPRIQDGTLGIPEGGADPWNLREPLRRKPIVAAVHGMCLTLGIELLLASDIRISADDAKFGQIEVARGIYPFLGATVRMPQVAGWGNAMRWLLTGDLFDAEEALRLGLVQEVVPAGEQLAKAIEIADRICAQAPLGVQATIRSARGVIRDGEEAAIAALLEDAVTLFGTEDAAEGVASFVERRTAKFSGR
- a CDS encoding radical SAM-linked protein, with translation MARRVPEGPPPPPIVQRVRLRYAKRGRLRFTSHRDFARAFERALRRGNVPMAYSAGFSPHPKISYLGAAPTGVASEAEYLEIGLATRMDVEELRVRIDEALPEGLDIVEAVESAGGSLAEQMQASSWEIQLPGVTQTQARAAVEAFLAQSEVPVERLTKDGRRTINARGAVLAATVHGASAEPEDENRAILALVVRQETPAVRPDDVLAALRSVAGLALALPPLAVRLAQGPLDESGVIGDPLAADRAARQSDS